The following proteins are co-located in the Triticum aestivum cultivar Chinese Spring chromosome 1A, IWGSC CS RefSeq v2.1, whole genome shotgun sequence genome:
- the LOC123187040 gene encoding mitochondrial import inner membrane translocase subunit Tim9, translated as MDTTGAAAAAAGGGGGSEEEDQARLAAITDNLKARDSIRLYTWLSHRCFSDCVTTFYRKTLGKREGDCVRACVRKYQLATAASAARFNKLADPSAAAADADEDD; from the exons ATGGACACCACcggcgccgcagccgccgccgccggcggaggcggaggcagCGAGGAGGAGGACCAGGCCCGCCTGGCCGCCATCACCGACAACCTCAAGGCCCGTGACTC GATCCGGCTATATACCTGGCTCTCGCACCGGTGCTTCTCCGACTGCGTCACCACCTTCTACCGCAAGACGCTGGGCAAGCGCGAGGGGGACTGCGTCCGCGCCTGCGTCCGCAAGTACCAGCTCGCCACCGCCGCGTCCGCCGCCCGCTTCAAcaagctcgccgacccctccgccgccgccgccgacgccgacgaggaTGACTGA